Below is a window of Escherichia coli DSM 30083 = JCM 1649 = ATCC 11775 DNA.
GGCGTAGATGTCCGCAATTTTACCGACAGAAACCACCTGGCCGTGTTTTTCATCAACCAGTTTCTGCAGCACGGTCGGTGCTGGCGGCTCAACAGCCAGGTCGTGACGGTTACCGGTACGCTGGAAGTTACCGGCTTTGTCGCCGATAAACGGACGAGCGATAACACGACCGATATTGTAGCCGCCGTTGGTCAGCTCTTCACGGGCGATTTCGCACAGTTCGTAGAGTTTATCCAGACCGAAAGTTTCTTCATGGCAGGCAATCTGGAACACGGAGTCAGCGGAGGTATAGAAAATCGGCTTGCCGGTTTTCATGTGCTCTTCGCCCAGTTGATCCAGAATGACCGTACCGGAAGAGTGGCAGTTACCGAGGTAACCCGGCAGATTAGCGCGTTCGACCAGTTTATCCAGCAGCTCTTGCGGGAAGCTGTTTTCGTGATCGGAGAAATATCCCCACTCAAACAGAACCGGGACACCGGCAATTTCCCAGTGACCAGACGGGGTATCTTTACCGGATGACATTTCGTGCGCCCATGCGTACGCGCCGATAACTTCAGCGTTGCCGTCCATTCCCGCCGGAATGAAACCGGTAGAACCTTCGTGTGCTTTCGCCAGCCCCAGACGGGTCAGATTTGGCAGATTGAGCGGGCCTTTACGACCGTTATCAGCTTCGCCTTTGGCACAAGCTTCTGCGATATGACCCAGGGTGTCAGCCCCGACGTCACCAAAGCGTTCTGCATCTTCTGTAGCGCCGATGCCGAATGAGTCCAGCACCATAATAAATGCACGTTTCATATGTTCTCCGTACTCAGTGCTTCAAATTTAAATGATCAGATCAGTATACCGTTATTCGCTGATACGGCGATAGACAGTTGGTGTGCTTTCCGGTGCTTTATCGGCAAGTTTAATTGCCGCTTTCACCGCTTTCGCCGCTTCCTGCCAGTTGTTTTCGTCTTTCGCGTGGATAACCGCCAGCGGACGCTGACCGTCTACCTGGTCGCCCAGACGCGCCATATCAGTAAAGCCGACGCTGTAATCGATGGTGTCAGATGCCTGACGGCGTCCGCCGCCCATTGCAACCACTGCCATCCCCAGCGCGCGGGTATCCATTTCACTGACAAAACCTTCGGTATCAGCATAGACTGCTTTCGTCAGCATCGCTGTCGGCAGATACTTCGCGTAGTTCTCAACGAAGTCGGTCGGGCCTTTTTGTGCCGCTACCATACGACCAAAGACTTCTGCCGCTTTACCGTTGTCCAGCACCGCCTGCAATTTCGCGCGCGCTTCGGCGTCATCTTTCGCCAGTTTGCCGGAGATCAGCATCTCCACGCACAGCGCCATCGTGACATCAAACAGACGCGGGTTAGGATATTCACCCGTCAGGAACTGCACCGCTTCACGAACTTCAACCGCGTTACCTGCACTGGAGGCCAGTACCTGATTCATGTCGGTGAGCAGCGCGGTGGTGCGCACGCCAGCGCCGTTAGCCACGCCAACAATCGCTTCGGCAAGGGCTTCAGAGAGTTCGTAGGTCGGCATAAACGCGCCGCTACCCACTTTCACGTCCATCACCAGCGCGTCCAGACCTTCCGCAAGTTTCTTCGCCAGAATAGAGGCGGTGATCAGCGGGATGGAGTCCACGGTTGCGGTAATATCACGGGTCGCGTAGAAACGTTTATCAGCCGGAGCCAGTGAACTGGTCTGACCGATAATCGCCACGCCGACGTCTTTAATAATTTCGCGGAAACGGTTGTCATCCGGGAAAATGTCGAAGCCAGGGATGGATTCCAGTTTGTCGAGCGTACCGCCAGTATGACCGAGGCCGCGACCAGAGATCATCGGAATATAGCCGCCGCAGGCTGCGACCATCGGCCCCAACATCAGCGAAGTCACATCGCCGACGCCACCGGTGGAGTGTTTATCAACAATCGGGCCATTCAGATGCAGGCTTTTCCAGTCGAGAACGGTTCCTGAATCTCGCATCGCCATGGTCAGCGAGACACGCTCAGGCATTGTCATATCGTGGAAGAAAATGGTCATCGCGAGGGCGGCAATCTGCCCTTCGGAGATAGTGTTGTCGCGAATACCGTTGATAAAGAAACGAATTTCTTCATCGCTCAGCGCATGACCATCACGTTTTTTACGAATAATTTCTTGTGCGAGAAACAAGGTAACCTCCCGAGGAAAAGAGTATGAGGCGGCTTTTGCCGGATGCGTCTACGCCTTATCCGGCCTACGGGTAGATACGTCTCGTAGGCCTGATAAGCGCAGCGCATCAGGCGTAAAGCATCTTACTTAGTAGCTGCTGGCGCTCTTACCGTCGCCGTGACCCAGCGCTTTCAGCAGGCTTGCCAGCAGGCTGGAAGCGCCAAAGCGGTAGTGACGCGCATCTGCCCAGTCAGCACCGAACAGTTCATCTGCAATGGCGAGATATTTCTGCGCATCTTCCGCAGTACGCACGCCGCCCGCCGGTTTGAAACCAACGGTTTTTTCTACGCCCATATCACGGATCACTTCCATCATGATGCGCGCGCTTTCCGGCGTCGCGTTCACAGCCACTTTACCGGTAGAGGTTTTGATGAAGTCCGCACCCGCTTTGATGGAGATTTCAGACGCTTTACGGATCAGCGCTTCGTCTTTCAGTTCGCCGGTTTCGATGATCACTTTCAGCAGTACATTCGCTGCCGCGCAAGCCTCTTTACAGGCTTTCACCAGGTCAAAACCAACCTGCTCGTTACCCGCCATCAGCGCGCGGTACGGGAACACAACGTCAACTTCATCAGCACCGTAGGCGATTGCCGCACGGGTTTCTGCCAGCGCGATGTCGATGTCGTCGTTACCGTGTGGGAAGTTGGTTACCGTAGCGATACGGATTTCCGGGGTGCCCTGCTCTTTCAGAGTTTTGCGAGCAATCGGGATAAAGCGAGGATAGATACAGATAGCGGCGGTATTGCCGACCGGAGTTTTGGCCTGATGACACAGGGCGATCACTTTCTCGTCGGTGTCGTCGTCATTCAGGGTGGTCAGGTCCATCAATTTCAGTGCACGCAGGCTGCTTGCTTTCAGATCAGTCATTTCATTCTCCTGGCTTGTCGCCAATAAAATTCACCTTGCGAGTTTGTTAGTATTCTAACATCTACTCCGCAACACACTTCGATACACATCACAATTAAGGAAATCTACTTACAAGTTTGCATCACTGTAATGCGATCTGGTTCAAATAATTCACTTTCAAATGAATGCGTCAGTGGTGGCAAACGCATCAGGATCAAAGTGAACATCACGAAACTTCTTACAATGGCGCATCACCTTCGGCATAAAAGGAAAAGAAGATGCCCACTTCTCATGAAAATGCACTGCAACAACGTTGCCAGCAAATTGTCACCAGCCCAGTGCTTAGCCCGGAGCAGAAGCGCCATTTTCTGGCACTGGAAGCAGAAAACAATCTGCCTTACCCACAGCTTCCTGCCGAAGCCCGCCGCGCGCTGGATGAAGGTGTAATCTGCGATATGTTTGAAGGTCATGCGCCGTACAAACCGCGCTATGTCTTACCCGATTACGCCCGTTTTCTGGCGAACGGTTCCGAATGGCTGGAGCTGGAAGGCGCGAAAGATCTTGATGACGCACTCTCTCTGCTGACCATTCTTTACCACCACGTACCGTCGGTCACATCGATGCCGGTCTACCTGGGGCAACTGGATGCGTTGTTGCAACCGTATGTTAGAATTCTAACACAAGACGAGATCGATGTTCGAATAAAACGTTTCTGGCGTTACCTCGACAGAACCCTGCCAGACGCCTTTATGCACGCCAATATCGGCCCGTCTGATTCGCCCATTACCCGCGCGATCTTACGTGCAGATGCAGAGTTGAAGCAGGTTTCACCGAACCTGACCTTTATCTACGATCCTGAAATCACCCCTGATGACCTGCTGCTGGAAGTGGCGAAGAACATCTGTGAATGTAGCAAACCGCACATCGCCAACGGTCCGGTGCATGATAAAATTTTCACAAAAGGGGGCTACGGGATTGTGAGCTGTTACAACTCACTGCCGCTGGCGGGTGGTGGCAGCACGCTGGTACGCCTTAACCTGAAAGCCATTGCCGAGCGCAGCGAATCGCTGGATGACTTCTTTACGCGCACTCTACCGCACTACTGCCAGCAGCAGATCGCCATCATCGATGCGCGGTGTGAATTCCTCTATCAACAATCACACTTCTTTGAGAATAGCTTCCTGGTGAAAGAAGGGCTGATTAACCCTGAACGTTTTGTGCCAATGTTTGGCATGTATGGGCTGGCGGAAGCGGTTAACTTGCTGTGTGAAAAAGAAGGGATTGCCGCGCGCTACGGTAAAGAAGCCGCCGCAAATGAAGTAGGTTATCGCATCAGCGCGCAACTGGCGGAGTTTGTCGCCAATACCCCCGTGAAATATGGCTGGCAAAAACGCGCCATGTTACACGCACAGTCGGGGATCAGTTCCGATATCGGCACCACGCCGGGCGCGCGTTTGCCGTATGGCGATGAGCCAGATCCGATCACCCATCTGCAAACTGTCGCCCCGCATCATGCTTATTATTATTCCGGCATCAGCGACATTCTGACGCTCGACGAAACCATCAAACGTAACCCGCAGGCACTGGTACAGCTTTGCCTCGGTGCCTTTAAAGCCGGAATGCGTGAATTTACCGCCAATGTCAGCGGTAACGATCTGGTTCGCGTTACCGGTTATATGGTGCGTTTGTCGGATTTAGAAAAATATCGCGCCGAAGGTTCACGCACCAACACCACCTGGCTGGGCGAAGAAGCCGCACGCAACACTCGTATTCTGGAACGCCAGCCGCGCGTGATAAGCCATGAACAGCAGATGCGCTTTAGTCAGTAAGATTATCCCCTTCTCCTGCGTTGACGGGCCAGGCAGTCGTCTGGCTCTGTTTTTGCAGGGCTGCAATCTGCGCTGCAAAAACTGTCACAATCCGTGGACGATGGGACGTTGCAATGACTGTGGGGAGTGCGTGCCACAGTGTCCGCATCAGGCGTTGCAGATTGTTGACGGCAAAGTGGTGTGGAACGCTGTGGTTTGCGAGCAGTGTGATACCTGCCTGAAGAGGTGTCCGCAACATGCCACGCCCATGGCGCAATCCATGAGCGTGGACGAAGTGCTTAGCCATGTCCGCAAAGCAGTGCTGTTTATCGAAGGGATAACGGTGAGTGGCGGTGAAGCCACGACCCAGCTGCCGTTTGTGGTGGCGCTGTTTACTGCTATCAAAAACGATCCGCAACTGCGCCATCTCACCTGTCTGGTGGACAGTAACGGCATGTTGAGCGAAACCGGCTGGGAAAAATTGCTCCCGGTGTGCGACGGCGCAATGCTCGATCTCAAAGCGTGGGGGAGCGAATGTCATCAACAACTCACCGGACGCGATAATCAGCAGATTAAGCGCAGCATCTATTTGCTGGCAGAGCGCGGCAAGCTGGCGGAACTGCGTTTGCTGGTGATCCCTGGCCAGGTGGATTATTTGCAACACATCGAAGAACTGGCGGCGTTTATCAAGGGACTCGGCGATGTTCCGGTACGCCTGAACGCGTTTCATGCCCACGGCGTGTATGGCGAGGCGCAAAGCTGGGCGAGCGCCACGCCGGAAGACGTTGAGCCGTTGGCTGATGCGTTAAAGGTGCGCGGGGTGAGCCGGTTGATATTTCCGGCGCTCTATTTGTGACATGCCGGATACGGCCTACGGTTCGGCACAGACTTGTAGGCCTGATAAGACGCGTCAAGCGTCGCATCAGGCATTGTGCGCCAACTGCCGGATGCGGCGCGAACGCCTTATCCGGCCTACGGTTCGGCACAAACCTGTAGG
It encodes the following:
- the yjjW gene encoding YjjW family glycine radical enzyme activase codes for the protein MNSRCALVSKIIPFSCVDGPGSRLALFLQGCNLRCKNCHNPWTMGRCNDCGECVPQCPHQALQIVDGKVVWNAVVCEQCDTCLKRCPQHATPMAQSMSVDEVLSHVRKAVLFIEGITVSGGEATTQLPFVVALFTAIKNDPQLRHLTCLVDSNGMLSETGWEKLLPVCDGAMLDLKAWGSECHQQLTGRDNQQIKRSIYLLAERGKLAELRLLVIPGQVDYLQHIEELAAFIKGLGDVPVRLNAFHAHGVYGEAQSWASATPEDVEPLADALKVRGVSRLIFPALYL
- the deoC gene encoding deoxyribose-phosphate aldolase; this translates as MTDLKASSLRALKLMDLTTLNDDDTDEKVIALCHQAKTPVGNTAAICIYPRFIPIARKTLKEQGTPEIRIATVTNFPHGNDDIDIALAETRAAIAYGADEVDVVFPYRALMAGNEQVGFDLVKACKEACAAANVLLKVIIETGELKDEALIRKASEISIKAGADFIKTSTGKVAVNATPESARIMMEVIRDMGVEKTVGFKPAGGVRTAEDAQKYLAIADELFGADWADARHYRFGASSLLASLLKALGHGDGKSASSY
- the yjjI gene encoding YjjI family glycine radical enzyme; the protein is MPTSHENALQQRCQQIVTSPVLSPEQKRHFLALEAENNLPYPQLPAEARRALDEGVICDMFEGHAPYKPRYVLPDYARFLANGSEWLELEGAKDLDDALSLLTILYHHVPSVTSMPVYLGQLDALLQPYVRILTQDEIDVRIKRFWRYLDRTLPDAFMHANIGPSDSPITRAILRADAELKQVSPNLTFIYDPEITPDDLLLEVAKNICECSKPHIANGPVHDKIFTKGGYGIVSCYNSLPLAGGGSTLVRLNLKAIAERSESLDDFFTRTLPHYCQQQIAIIDARCEFLYQQSHFFENSFLVKEGLINPERFVPMFGMYGLAEAVNLLCEKEGIAARYGKEAAANEVGYRISAQLAEFVANTPVKYGWQKRAMLHAQSGISSDIGTTPGARLPYGDEPDPITHLQTVAPHHAYYYSGISDILTLDETIKRNPQALVQLCLGAFKAGMREFTANVSGNDLVRVTGYMVRLSDLEKYRAEGSRTNTTWLGEEAARNTRILERQPRVISHEQQMRFSQ
- the deoA gene encoding thymidine phosphorylase, whose translation is MFLAQEIIRKKRDGHALSDEEIRFFINGIRDNTISEGQIAALAMTIFFHDMTMPERVSLTMAMRDSGTVLDWKSLHLNGPIVDKHSTGGVGDVTSLMLGPMVAACGGYIPMISGRGLGHTGGTLDKLESIPGFDIFPDDNRFREIIKDVGVAIIGQTSSLAPADKRFYATRDITATVDSIPLITASILAKKLAEGLDALVMDVKVGSGAFMPTYELSEALAEAIVGVANGAGVRTTALLTDMNQVLASSAGNAVEVREAVQFLTGEYPNPRLFDVTMALCVEMLISGKLAKDDAEARAKLQAVLDNGKAAEVFGRMVAAQKGPTDFVENYAKYLPTAMLTKAVYADTEGFVSEMDTRALGMAVVAMGGGRRQASDTIDYSVGFTDMARLGDQVDGQRPLAVIHAKDENNWQEAAKAVKAAIKLADKAPESTPTVYRRISE
- the deoB gene encoding phosphopentomutase, which produces MKRAFIMVLDSFGIGATEDAERFGDVGADTLGHIAEACAKGEADNGRKGPLNLPNLTRLGLAKAHEGSTGFIPAGMDGNAEVIGAYAWAHEMSSGKDTPSGHWEIAGVPVLFEWGYFSDHENSFPQELLDKLVERANLPGYLGNCHSSGTVILDQLGEEHMKTGKPIFYTSADSVFQIACHEETFGLDKLYELCEIAREELTNGGYNIGRVIARPFIGDKAGNFQRTGNRHDLAVEPPAPTVLQKLVDEKHGQVVSVGKIADIYANCGITKKVKATGLDALFDATIKEMKEAGDNTIVFTNFVDFDSSWGHRRDVAGYAAGLELFDRRLPELMSLLRDDDILILTADHGCDPTWTGTDHTREHIPVLVYGPKVKPGSLGHRETFADIGQTLAKYFGTSDMEYGKAMF